In Castanea sativa cultivar Marrone di Chiusa Pesio chromosome 6, ASM4071231v1, a single window of DNA contains:
- the LOC142638113 gene encoding cytochrome P450 71D11-like has protein sequence MELRAFSFPTLFMFLLFTFMVVKLWKRSKTNHSNLNLPPGPWKLPIIGNMHQFVGSLPHRALRDMAIKHGPLMHLQLGEVSTVVVSSPEFAEQVMKTHDVTFASRPSVLATKILSYDSTNIAFAPYGNYWRQLRKICTLELLSAKRVQSYQPIREEELSTLINWIASKAGSTINLTEKIVSTAFGITSRAAFGKKCKDQEKFISILKQGLELGAGFNIADVFPSVKLLHMISGVRTKLEGLHKEADRIMGNIINEHKERKLATKADENATTEDLIDVLLKFHEHGGDNEFSLTTNNIKAVILDIFGAGGETSATTVDWAMSEMIKNPSVMKKAQAEVREVFNRKGRVDETFISEMKYLNLVIKETLRLHPPVPLLLPRECQEKCRLNGYEIPVKTKVIVNAWAIGRDPKHWTKAEKFHPERFLDSSIDYRGTNFEYIPFGAGRRICPGISFGMINVELPLALFLYHFDWKLPNEMKNEDLDMNEDFGITVRRKDDLQLIPIAYHPLPVE, from the exons ATGGAACTCCGCGCCTTCTCCTTCCCAACACTGTTCATGTTCTTGCTCTTTACTTTCATGGTAGTTAAACTATGGAAGAGATCCAAAACCAACCACtcaaatttgaatctacccCCAGGGCCATGGAAGCTACCTATTATAGGGAACATGCACCAGTTTGTTGGCTCTCTACCCCATCGTGCATTGAGAGACATGGCAATAAAACATGGCCCCCTTATGCACCTTCAACTTGGAGAAGTTTCTACCGTTGTGGTTTCATCACCAGAGTTTGCCGAACAG GTGATGAAAACTCATGACGTTACCTTTGCATCAAGGCCCAGTGTTCTAGCTACAAAGATACTGTCTTATGATTCAACTAACATAGCCTTTGCACCATATGGCAATTACTGGAGACAACTACGGAAAATCTGCACCCTAGAGCTTTTAAGTGCAAAACGTGTTCAATCTTACCAACCAATTAGAGAAGAAGAGCTATCAACTCTCATTAACTGGATTGCTTCAAAGGCAGGATCTACCATCAATCTTACTGAGAAAATTGTCTCAACAGCTTTTGGCATCACTTCAAGGGCGGCTTTCGGCAAGAAATGCAAAGACCaagaaaaattcatatcaaTTCTGAAGCAGGGTCTTGAACTTGGTGCAGGATTCAATATTGCAGATGTCTTTCCTTCTGTTAAATTGCTTCATATGATCAGTGGGGTGAGGACTAAACTTGAGGGGTTGCATAAAGAAGCTGACAGGATAATGGGAAACATCATCAATGAACATAAAGAGCGAAAGCTAGCAACAAAAGCAGATGAAAATGCAACAACAGAAGATCTCATAGATGTTCTCTTAAAATTTCATGAGCATGGTGGTGACAATGAGTTTTCCTTAACTACCAACAACATCAAAGCTGTCATCCTG GATATATTTGGTGCTGGGGGTGAAACATCAGCAACAACAGTGGATTGGGCAATGTCAGAAATGATAAAAAATCCTAGTGTGATGAAAAAGGCACAAGCTGAGGTGAGAGAAGTCTTTAATAGAAAAGGGAGGGTTGATGAGACATTCATTAGTGAGATGAAATATTTAAACTTAGTTATTAAAGAGACTTTGAGGTTGCATCCTCCTGTACCTCTCTTACTTCCTAGGGAGTGTCAGGAGAAATGTAGACTTAATGGGTATGAAATACCTGTAAAAACTAAAGTCATTGTTAACGCATGGGCAATTGGAAGAGATCCTAAACATTGGACTAAAGCGGAGAAGTTTCATCCAGAGAGGTTCCTTGATAGCTCTATTGACTATAGAGGAActaattttgaatatattccATTTGGAGCTGGAAGAAGGATATGTCCAGGCATATCATTTGGTATGATCAATGTTGAGCTTCCACTTGCACTATTTCTGTACCATTTTGATTGGAAACTTCCTAATGAAATGAAGAACGAAGACTTGGACATGAATGAGGACTTTGGCATCACAGTTAGAAGAAAGGATGATCTGCAGTTGATTCCCATTGCTTATCATCCCTTGCCAGTTGAATAA